One window of the Entelurus aequoreus isolate RoL-2023_Sb linkage group LG18, RoL_Eaeq_v1.1, whole genome shotgun sequence genome contains the following:
- the LOC133633462 gene encoding spore coat protein SP96-like has protein sequence MVAGNYNKEEDMARTESIIFALLLAATTTTADTITATASATTAATTATTASTTTAATTAAATTAATTATTAAATTAASAATLEACRPAVVLPFL, from the exons ATGGTCGCTGGAAACTACAACAAG GAAGAAGACATGGCAAGGACAGAATCCATCATATTTGCTCTGCTACTTGCAG CCACGACTACAACTGCCGACACCATTACCGCGACAGCCTCCGCCACAACTGCTGCCACCACTGCAACTACGGCCTCCACAACAACTGCTGCCACTACAGCTGCCGCTACAACCGCTGCAACCACCGCCACCACAGCCGCTGCTACAACTGCTGCCTCCGCTGCCACCTTGGAAGCTTGTCGGCCTGCAGTGGTcttacctttcctgtga